The Rhododendron vialii isolate Sample 1 chromosome 3a, ASM3025357v1 nucleotide sequence TCACGACGAGAATGTAAGAAAAATGACACGACCTTTTATTacatttaatcattttttcaataaaaatatttttttatatcctTATGAATCAGATAATATTATCTTATTTTGTCTACTTCTATTGATCTTATTTGCTTTGTTTGTTGGAGTGATAGGAATTCCTTTCAATCAAGCTGGAACGGTTTTGGATATATTATCCAAATGGTTAACGCCGTCTATAAATCTTTTgcatcaaaatttaaaaaattctttgGATTGGGCTGAATTTTGGCAAGATGCTATTTTTTCAGTCAGTATAGCCTACTTCGGAATATTTTTCGCGCTTTTTATCTATAAACCTGTttattcatcttttcaaaatttgaaattaattaatttaattggTAAACTAGATTCTAAAAGAACTCTTTGtgataaaattagaaatttaataTATAATTGGTCATATAATCGTGCTTACATAGATGCTTTTTATACAACAACGTTAATGGGAGGGACAAGAAAATTGTCAGAAGTAACTCATTTTTTTGATAGACGCATAAGTGATGGAATTACGAATGGAATGGGtgttatgagttttttttataggggaAGGTATTAAATACCTAGGGGGGGCGTGTCTcttcttatcttttcttttattcatcTTATGTATCAATCTTTTTATTCATgttctacttattttttattttattttgaaatctaGTAAGGACTTCAATATACGccaatttttctaatttttagaaactaaataaaaaatttataaaaaatttacaaaaatttcgTTTCTCAATCtttgtaaattttatttaattactcatttttttttcgaattAGAAAATTTCAATTAGGTGTATTCTTTCCTTGGTCTTGACCAATTAATATAAAAAATCACATATCACCTAACATATtccttttttatatttatagtAATGTTTTATTCGATTTCGAATAATATTTAACTGCAATTTTAACATATctatagtttttatttattttttttctacttcTTTTTATAAAGAGAATGctatttaaaaaacaaatagatAATGAATAGTAAAGAATGATTCTTTTTGAATAATAGATGTCTTTCACATCCAACTTGAATAATGAGTAACCTCTGTATTTTAAAATGGGAGTTCCAAAAAAACGTACTTCTATATCAAAAAAGCGTATTCGTAAAAATATTTGGAAACGGAAAGGATATTGGGCAGCCTTAAAAGCTTTTTCATTGGGGAAATCTCTTTCGACCGgaaattcaaaaagtttttGTGTGGGACAAAAAAATTCGACCGAAAATGCAAAaggttttggacggctcggatcggccgtccggtggccggagacggcccgacgcggctgtcggtacgatttccctccccagcgcctattggtacctatataaattcttcaaaaataagcacctccttcctatctttgtggaacaagccttattattgaacaaaaaataagttcttattccaTTTCTGGAACAAAGCCTAATTTCTCTTCTAGCTTTTACTCACAAGTAGTGAATCAAATGAATATGAAGGAACTAACTAGCTATATTTGTATTATCATCTATAACCTATTGAACTATCAATTCACAaattttcaaaggaaaattctgaaatcagcctaatgggctgacgataataggtgtgtgaatgtgtattaaaggataTAAAAAGTgtacagaaatacgtgtttttcttgtcttttagtgtgtttatcgtcagtccagtgggctgacaataacaagaccGTTTTTCAAAATACAAACATTTATAATCGAGTAAAATTAAAATCCTATGcgtttacatattttttttttttgtgacaatGTCAATATCAACACATTATGTAAAGACTGTAATAGGATTTGTAGAACTTAATTTCATTAACACTACCCTTGTCAAAAATCCTAGAGTTACTGTGAATATCATTTATAGTAGTAGGGGGTCGTTTGGATGCCGGCTTACCAAGGGGTGTTAACAATACCCCGTTTTAAGCCTGGTCCAACAGCTGAACCTCTGCTTTGGGAAGCAGTTTGACGCCTGGGATTATCTTCTTCAATTCTTAGCTAACACCGGAGAAGGGGTATTCGGGGGTGTTGCCGATGGGTAGGGTTTGAAGTGTCCATATCTTATACCCCCTAATCCtcctaaaaaattgacgagaacACCCCTCCTTATCCCCCTTCTCCCAGCCAACCCCAGCTTGCCATTTCTGTCGCAGTTGTTCTGCTTCTATTCGAAGAGACGAGAGGGAAAGccgaagaaaaacaaaaaaaattaagtgatccaaatttcaatctatttgaaccggtagaaagattttagttttttgattattttatcctaaatggtcataattaagttttgactctagaactctcgttgattagccctaagaaagtcatacaatcaaatatttcttaaggctaatcaacgagagtcctaaagctaaaaattaattataatcctttagggtaaaatgatcaaagaaatAGTATATTTGCATTGATTCAAaccgattgaaaattgaaacacttaatttttcaacatacaatttatatattaaaaaatatggttaaaaaataattttcaatccgtttgaaccggtacgaatATCCTATTtctcttatcattttatcctaaagagtcataattaatttttggctccaggactctcgttagttagccctaaaaGATATTTGGTTCTATGACTTTTtggggctaatcaacgagagccctatagtcaaaatttaattatgaccctttagaattaaatgattagaaaaataaaatctttccacctatttaaacggattgaaatttggaacacttaattttttttgctcaacacgtatttattctaattataatgaaactaacaaattttgtcataaaacactgcataagggcaaaaaagttatttaacagctttttacatcaatcCCCCCTCCTTATACTCCCAATTAATcatccatccaaaccaagtattattttatctctcctttctaatacctcatcgaaaaccaagtactatttaataccTCTGCCATAAATGTGAGTCATcccttattaaccaataccccctactatccaACCCACTcatcttacataataccccaaacCTAATtccgcatccaaacgagccctagGTACCATAAACTCCAACCCTCTCAAATCTCTGGGCGTGTTTatttaagggaaatgatattggcactccaaaaattgatgcggacactccaaaatcaatgtaactccaaagccactttcttttattttttggagtgcctgcatcaatttttggagtgccaatatcatttcccttatttaatttaaaagagGTAGCAATTTGGTTAAAGTATCTCCACTTTAACCCTGCATTTTACGGTAGGCATCTAAGACAAAATTGAAGAGCCGTACCCGTTTGTAGATAACACTATCCATGAAAAAAAATCTGtccaaaccctagatttcctactATTAATTGCTCTATTTCCGCTATAAAGATTTAATAAGTCCACAAATCTAGCTCAATATTTTGTAAGCCCACAAGTTCACATGCATAATCTAAACGGAAATGATACTCatacaaccgttgtgtgtgttgtgtaactaattctgaccgttcagatgtCTTTGGACGttctagatttaaaaaaattcttcaaaggaaaagtttaactcttccaaggaaaaatttgaacgaatcttgaccatttattacaacaatgtacggatggagattggttgtgtttgatgttttgcacaaccgttgtgcatgtagcatctttgtAATCTAAATTctaaggtaccctatgaaagtgtttGCCTTGTTCGtttcactttttgaaaaaaaaaatttcaactaaaaaaatactcattacctctatacttccaatcattactctcataaaaaaattctcaaaaactcatccaaacacagcaccATAAAATCATCTTCATGGGGTGCTCCTTGTGCTGCTATGCTTACATATATTCTCCGAGCTTGGAGCAACTTCAATGATTTCTCAAAggtcatttttttcccttcttgcaATGTTTACGAAGTTATCTATTGAAAATCGAGAAGATTGAAACAAAATCTAGCTCGCTCGCTCGCGTTCGTTTTGTGCAAGGTCCACAGAGAGATCGATGCacacaaaatttcatttttttttttggtcaaatttaATACAACTATTGGCAAAACTCATTTATTGACAACTAAGGGGATGAGATTGTGAACAAATTATAATTTAAGTTATaacttttgcaaaaaaaatgattgaacGTTAGAGATGATCTGTGGGTGTAAATACCGTGTAATAAAGATTTGTGCATGACATATCGATCGGTTCGTTACTACTATATTATTCAATAGGTAAAAGTTTCTATTGAGTGGGGTCACTAAAAAAACTAGTGAATGACAAAGATTGAAATTAATCAAGATTGTTTTTGAATAGAAATTAATCAAGATTGTTAATAAGAGCTTCTTTGAAAATATCTCATATTGATGTGTGAAGCATCAATTCTTGGTAAATTCAATGTTAGGTAATTTGAAGCATGAGATATGCGTAAATTGGTCCGGCCGAATACTTTGAGCTGTACGGACAAAATATGAATTTGAATATCATACCCGTATCATTAATGGGTTTATTCAGAAGAGAAAAAATGctaatgatttttgcactttcttttttttttttttagtgaaaaaactacgcataaaatttttattaaaaaacaagaaatgaattACATTCCTCAAAATTAAAGGGGGTGCGGTTTGGAAATCAGTTTcctatagaaaaaaaattcaaaattttcagaataatttttaaattatttttatcgGTGTTTTAAATGATTCAAGTTATCCgaatgtcaaaaaagaaaaaaataaaagttaccCAAATGTCATTGTTCAGCTGGCATGAGTTGTTGCAGCAAAAAGAATCCACGCTTTCTTCCTCCCCCGTAACCGCCAAATCAACTCAACACTGCACCAACGACTTTTACAATTCCAAAATACCCACAGCTAAATCACGCCGAGTGCGCATGTAAACCAATCCCTCCATTTCCCCGCTTTTAAAATCAACCAACAAactccccttcttcttcttcttcttcttcttctctctctctctctctctctctctctctctgtgtaaaACCCAATCCATCACTTCACTCTCACAATCCTCACAGCACAGATTCCCAACCAACTCATTCGATCGAGAAGAatgcctctctctctaaccaccgccctcctcctcctctctctcctcaccacccccaccacctccCTCCCTTCCACCGTCGGCTTCACCTTCAACCCCACCCCCACCACCCCCTCCCCTTCCCACGTCGCCTCCTCCCTCCACTCCCTCCGCATCTCCTCCGTCCGCctccccaaccccaaccccGACTCCATCCGCGCCTTCTCCTACTCCAACAtctccctcctcctctccctcccaAACTCCCTCGTCCCTTTCCTCGCACACAACCGCTCCAACGCCCACCTCTTCCTCTACACCCACGTCGTTCCCTTCTACCCCCGCGCCCGCATCACCGTCATCTCCGTCGGCTCCGACCCCCTCCTCCACTCCGACGATCTCTCCGACCTCATCCTCCCCGCCATCCAGAACGTCCACCTGGCCCTCCGCCGTCTTGGCATTAACGATATCGCCGTCTCCACCACCTTCTCCTTCCTCAAAGTTGTAACCACTGCCTTCCCCCCCTCCTCCGCCGAGTTCCAGCCCCCCGTGGCCGACGTCCTCGTCAAACCTTTGCTCGACTTCCTCGACCAGACCAACTCTTCCTTCCTCGTCAATCTCCGCCCCTACGACGTGTACAAGGCCAAGCACGAGATCCCCATCGGGTTCGCCCTGTTCCGGGAGACCCCGTTTAACTTCCGCGACGACGCAGTGACGGGAGTCCGGTACCGGAACCTGTTCGATGCGATGGTGGACGCGGTAGTCTCGGCGATGGCAGTGGCAGGGCATGAGAACATCCCCGTCGTGGTGACGGAGACCGGATGGCCCAGCGGCCAGGTGCCCGGCGTGAACGGCGATCCTGACGCTACCGAGCTCTTCGCGGGGATGTATGTGAACGGGTTGATTGAGCATTTGAAGTCGGGACTGGGCACGCCCCTGAGGAAGGAAGGGGTGGCCCAGGCTTACGTATACGAATTGTTTGATAGTGACGAGAGGCAGGAGAATGGGACGGGGCCGGTGCCGTATTATGGGATCTTGTATCCGAACATGACGCTGAAGGTTAACGTTGATTTTTCGGCGGCTTCGGAGAGGGTGGGAGGCAGCGGCGGTGGTGGAATCTTGGTGAGGGTGGCGGTTAGGGTTCTGATGGcggttgtggttgtggttttGGTGTTGCATTAGATGTGATGGACAGCCATTGATTTTGGGCATCTGTTAggctttgttctgttttggtagTACTAGAGATTGCAGTTTAGGGTGTTGATTGAGATCATTTGGAGGGGAATTTGAGTTGTAGTTTAATTTGGTGAAGGTAATTCTCTGTTTCGTGAACAAATTGGTTGAAATGTGAAGGGTATTTTGAGGGAAAATCCATTTGGGATTCCAATTCATTTTACTTGATTACTTTTAGCACTTgatctctttttcatttttgaaggcTGAAATACTTCATTCTAGTATAAATGGACTTGTTCTTCTTTCCCCTTCATCTCCTTAATTTAAAGTCAATTTGATTGTGTGGAACGAAAACTTTGCTTTGTGGCCTGTCTTATAATTTGGTTGGATTTGTTTGCGTCCGGAAAAATGCTTGACAATGCAGATTTAATTTCATGCTGATTAGGGCCTCCTATGGGTTGCCCATTTCAATCTCTTTCCAATGTGTAGGCCTTTGCTAGGATTTCCTGTGGAATGCAATCCTTAAAATAAGTGCGCTTGGCCAAACTTTACTCCAAATCACTATCAAATCCATTAACATGTAGTAATTGAAACTAAGTGAAGATttttgtaaagacccggtatttttaataaataataataattccaaaagaaaaatatatattttgctctttattttttttaatgcgaaaaattatttaggTCGCcacgccaatttttttttcgtaatcGAATATGCGCGTACGTATCCAGCGAGTAATTTTTCTAGTACGTGCATGAGTTGCACTGGATCATTTTTtcccaacccaaaccaatactCCACCACCCTCTCCCTCTGCCAGATTCGGCAGCCCCCCTTCCCCACCATCACCATGCCTGCCTCCTTTCCCATCCAACAACTTCAACACTCCACCTCCCactccacttttctttttcttttcctattatatatatacatacccTTATacataacacacacacacacttcatCTCCCCATCCTCTCCTGTTtcgtccagagagagagagctccgACCCACCGTCCCCTTTCTGCCATCCCTCCGCCGCACCACCTCCTCCGTCCCTCCTCCACCCTCTCGGCCCCCTCCTCCACCGCGCTCCACCATCTCCGCTCGGCCCAGCCCGTCCACCTTCGGCCATAACCACCGCCACCGTGTACCACCACTTCTCCATCCCTCCTTGGCCCGACCAACCTCGGCCTCACCACCACCCGCCGACCCAcctgttagtaatttattttaatcaacgggtatctgtaatcttaacgtggggagattaatgagtatttaatatcatggagctcgtaatataattgagataaagaCGGGAgtacaattataattctgtagtggggtgaattataattagtgaaataagaaatagaatcctggtgggattaagttttcttatttacactgggagcccagacttattactccttaggtccctatcgtagccctatatatacacgttatgctctttaGGTCAGgatgatgtttttctattattcagtaaatagaagcaggcttagagagagcaaacagatcacgaaagagttcacacttggttcgtgttctagacgtgcagggaatacgatagaagatcgtaaggtacggtcgagcagtattcgtggtttatagcaagacgtgctataacaagttcaaccagcgttcgtgtcgcagggagttgaggtagaaccctaattccgctttatagggttttacaatttttgttgtctaatctgtacgcgtcattactgggtcttggggattcggtttcccaacagtggtatcagagccaggttgtaatcacgcgtatggattaaacaggccatgttgtccgtaggttatagagggtagaacgtagaactgtgctaaTCCTTGTTTTAcagcgttcttacccagctattatggtcacatgatttttattggttttatgtgattggatcccacgataatttttttcgtggttattgttatttattgggtaccacgattatttttcgtggttgtaataattaacgtagcatgtgttatttattgggtgccatgattatttttcgtggttgtaataattaacgtagcatgtgaactccaatggaggcataagatcgatatttgtatgtttcttcgattgtaatagcattcgacggttattcggagatcgaagatggtagatacaaaagattcaagttatttggctcgcaacagttttttttcagattcgtagggtctgattgcagggctatttcgacccagtaaacattggaatcagaaaatctgttcttcaccaaagttgtagataattgaatttcgaatccaacccaatttgaatcacttcaattggaggttagatgaagaagatatggccaaaatactgaaggctgtgcagtttacgcgggaatatgttaaatccgaaattt carries:
- the LOC131320498 gene encoding glucan endo-1,3-beta-glucosidase 11, translated to MPLSLTTALLLLSLLTTPTTSLPSTVGFTFNPTPTTPSPSHVASSLHSLRISSVRLPNPNPDSIRAFSYSNISLLLSLPNSLVPFLAHNRSNAHLFLYTHVVPFYPRARITVISVGSDPLLHSDDLSDLILPAIQNVHLALRRLGINDIAVSTTFSFLKVVTTAFPPSSAEFQPPVADVLVKPLLDFLDQTNSSFLVNLRPYDVYKAKHEIPIGFALFRETPFNFRDDAVTGVRYRNLFDAMVDAVVSAMAVAGHENIPVVVTETGWPSGQVPGVNGDPDATELFAGMYVNGLIEHLKSGLGTPLRKEGVAQAYVYELFDSDERQENGTGPVPYYGILYPNMTLKVNVDFSAASERVGGSGGGGILVRVAVRVLMAVVVVVLVLH
- the LOC131321228 gene encoding uncharacterized protein LOC131321228, translated to MEKWWYTVAVVMAEGGRAGPSGDGGARWRRGPRGWRRDGGGGAAEGWQKGDGGSELSLSGRNRRGWGDEEKKKKSGVGGGVLKLLDGKGGRHGDGGEGGLPNLAEGEGGGVLVWVGKK